A single region of the Halorussus gelatinilyticus genome encodes:
- a CDS encoding aminopeptidase — MDERVERHAEILVDHCTDVGPEDDVLVRATEPAEELVVALYEKLGERGARPTTEWLNKRASRAYHRTMAAEDYRTKDHDLAAMAETDVVIMVVGSANTAENSDVAPEKRAAAGRAKQPILEERLDTRWVITRHPTPADAQAAEMSTDAYEEFVYDAVNRDWDAQREFQARMAEILDSASAVRLVSGDETDLRLSVDGMDSLNDYGRKNMPGGEVATSPVVDSVEGTLFVDVPFRENGREVRGARLEFEDGEVVACEARRNEAALWSVVETDEGSRRVGELGIGMNRGIDRLTHTTLFDEKMGDTVHVALGAAMEECVPDDREFNESARHLDLLVDVSEDSRLEVDGEVVQRDGTFRFEDGFEA; from the coding sequence ATGGACGAACGCGTCGAGAGACACGCGGAGATTCTGGTAGACCACTGTACCGATGTCGGTCCCGAAGACGACGTTCTCGTCAGAGCGACCGAGCCGGCCGAGGAGTTAGTCGTCGCGCTCTACGAGAAACTCGGGGAGCGCGGCGCGCGGCCGACGACCGAGTGGCTGAACAAGCGGGCGAGTCGGGCGTATCACCGCACGATGGCCGCCGAAGACTACCGGACGAAGGACCACGACCTCGCGGCGATGGCCGAGACCGACGTGGTCATCATGGTCGTCGGGTCCGCGAACACGGCGGAGAACAGCGACGTGGCCCCCGAGAAGCGAGCGGCCGCCGGACGCGCGAAGCAACCGATTCTCGAAGAGCGCCTCGACACGCGGTGGGTGATAACCCGGCATCCGACGCCCGCCGACGCGCAGGCCGCCGAGATGAGCACCGACGCGTACGAGGAGTTCGTCTACGACGCGGTGAACAGAGATTGGGACGCCCAGCGGGAGTTTCAGGCCCGGATGGCCGAGATTCTCGACTCGGCGTCGGCGGTCCGGCTCGTCTCCGGCGACGAGACCGACCTCCGCCTCTCGGTCGATGGCATGGATTCGCTGAACGACTACGGGCGTAAGAACATGCCCGGCGGCGAAGTCGCCACGTCGCCGGTCGTGGACAGCGTCGAGGGGACGCTGTTCGTGGACGTGCCGTTCCGCGAGAACGGCCGCGAGGTCCGCGGGGCTCGACTCGAATTCGAGGACGGCGAGGTCGTCGCGTGCGAGGCCCGACGGAACGAGGCGGCCCTGTGGAGCGTCGTGGAGACCGACGAGGGGTCCCGGCGCGTCGGCGAACTCGGCATCGGGATGAACCGCGGCATCGACCGCCTCACCCACACGACGCTGTTCGACGAGAAGATGGGCGACACCGTCCACGTGGCGCTCGGGGCCGCCATGGAGGAGTGCGTGCCCGACGACCGCGAGTTCAACGAAAGCGCCCGCCACCTCGACCTGCTGGTGGACGTGAGCGAGGACTCGCGCCTCGAAGTGGACGGCGAAGTCGTCCAGCGCGACGGGACGTTTCGGTTCGAGGACGGGTTCGAGGCGTAA
- a CDS encoding dihydrodipicolinate synthase family protein, with product MHGTGVPLITPFDADGELDEERLREVTRWVDDGGVDFVVPCGSNSEAELMGIEERARVVEVVADETDLPIVAGTGHPGLKETLRQTELADEAGADAALVVTPFYYGYDDEELEAYYREVADESPIPVYLYSVPVYTGVALDPEVVGRLAAHDNIAGMKDSSGDIERFQRERRLTADEEFDLLVGSGSVYAHALASGGDGGILGLANVAPERASEIFKLHQAGEDESARQLNAELVELNRAVTSEYGVPGAKAAMAERGVDAGHPRKPHRGVSDDVRAEIVELIDEMTP from the coding sequence ATGCACGGAACCGGCGTGCCGCTGATTACGCCCTTCGACGCGGACGGCGAACTCGACGAGGAGCGACTGCGCGAAGTGACCCGGTGGGTCGATGACGGCGGGGTGGACTTCGTGGTCCCCTGCGGGTCGAACAGCGAGGCCGAACTGATGGGTATCGAGGAGCGCGCTCGCGTGGTCGAAGTGGTCGCCGACGAGACCGACCTGCCCATCGTCGCGGGCACCGGCCACCCCGGACTGAAGGAGACGCTCCGCCAGACCGAACTCGCGGACGAGGCGGGCGCGGACGCCGCGCTGGTCGTGACGCCGTTCTACTACGGGTACGACGACGAGGAACTGGAGGCCTACTATCGGGAGGTGGCCGACGAGAGTCCGATTCCGGTCTACCTCTACAGCGTGCCGGTCTACACGGGCGTCGCGCTCGACCCCGAGGTCGTCGGGCGACTCGCCGCCCACGACAATATCGCGGGAATGAAGGACTCCAGCGGCGACATCGAGCGGTTCCAGCGCGAGCGCCGCCTGACCGCCGACGAGGAGTTCGACCTCCTCGTCGGGAGCGGGAGCGTCTACGCCCACGCGCTCGCCTCGGGCGGCGACGGCGGCATCCTCGGGCTGGCGAACGTCGCACCCGAGCGCGCCAGCGAGATTTTCAAACTCCATCAGGCCGGCGAGGACGAGTCGGCCCGGCAGCTCAACGCCGAGTTGGTCGAACTCAACCGCGCCGTGACCTCCGAGTACGGGGTACCGGGCGCGAAGGCGGCGATGGCCGAACGCGGCGTCGATGCGGGCCACCCGCGCAAGCCCCACCGCGGGGTGAGCGACGACGTGCGCGCCGAAATCGTCGAGCTGATCGACGAGATGACGCCGTAG
- a CDS encoding potassium channel family protein, with translation MRFVIVGSGRVGLRTARILQEEGHEVTLVENDADKADRARDEEFMVVEGDGASEEILEQTDLGTADAIGGLTGDLNVNFAACMIGKHYGCRTVLRIDEDYREDIYHKFADDVDEVVYPERLGAAGAKTALLGGNFNVIADLTAELQLTTVVVPEDSPVVGQQVSAVEVPEDARIYAHGHGHERMTIPLPNATIEGGDRLAVIADRTAVSAVREQLQGDAAETAD, from the coding sequence ATGCGATTTGTTATCGTTGGTTCAGGACGGGTCGGACTCCGAACCGCCCGAATCCTTCAGGAAGAGGGCCACGAGGTGACGCTCGTGGAGAACGACGCCGACAAGGCCGACCGCGCCCGCGACGAGGAGTTCATGGTCGTGGAAGGAGACGGAGCCAGCGAGGAGATTCTCGAACAGACCGACCTCGGCACCGCCGACGCCATCGGCGGACTGACCGGCGACCTCAACGTCAACTTCGCGGCGTGCATGATCGGCAAGCACTACGGCTGTCGGACGGTCCTGCGCATCGACGAGGACTACCGCGAGGACATCTACCACAAGTTCGCCGACGACGTGGACGAGGTGGTCTACCCCGAGCGACTGGGCGCGGCCGGAGCGAAGACGGCGCTCCTGGGCGGCAACTTCAACGTCATCGCCGACCTGACCGCGGAGTTGCAGTTGACCACCGTCGTCGTGCCCGAAGACTCGCCGGTCGTCGGCCAGCAGGTCAGCGCGGTCGAGGTCCCCGAGGACGCGCGCATCTACGCCCACGGTCACGGCCACGAGCGCATGACGATTCCGCTCCCGAACGCGACCATCGAGGGCGGGGACCGGCTCGCCGTCATCGCCGACCGGACCGCGGTCTCGGCGGTCCGCGAGCAGTTACAAGGCGACGCCGCAGAGACCGCCGACTGA
- a CDS encoding response regulator: MPDLPMPETPTVLIVDDNRPLADGFAQALHDEYETLTAYTAREARESLHEDVDVVLLDRRLPDTSGDRLLEEIRASGYDCRVAIVSAEEPTDGSDLDCDRYLTKPLSGVDAVRRAVSDLLDFDVSH; encoded by the coding sequence ATGCCCGATCTCCCCATGCCCGAGACGCCGACCGTGCTGATAGTGGACGATAATCGCCCGCTCGCCGACGGGTTCGCACAAGCGCTCCACGACGAGTACGAGACGCTGACGGCGTACACCGCCCGCGAGGCCCGCGAGTCCCTCCACGAGGACGTAGACGTGGTCCTGCTCGACCGCCGGCTGCCGGACACGTCCGGCGACCGACTGCTCGAAGAGATTCGAGCCAGCGGTTACGACTGCCGCGTAGCGATAGTGTCGGCCGAGGAACCGACCGACGGTTCGGACCTCGACTGCGACCGCTACCTCACGAAACCGCTCTCCGGGGTCGATGCGGTCCGACGAGCGGTCTCCGACCTGTTGGACTTCGACGTCTCGCACTGA
- a CDS encoding winged helix-turn-helix domain-containing protein: MVRDPFGDGETPELQPVLDALDDPDCRRIVRQLDEPMTASEISSQCDIPTSTTYRKLERLTDASILSETTAIRTDGHHTSEYTLAFEEVTVFLDDERQFEVSITRPTQSAEEQLAGLWAEVRKET, encoded by the coding sequence ATGGTCCGCGACCCCTTCGGAGACGGCGAGACCCCGGAACTCCAGCCGGTCCTCGACGCGCTGGACGACCCGGACTGCCGTCGGATCGTCCGCCAACTCGACGAACCCATGACTGCCAGCGAAATCTCGTCCCAGTGCGACATCCCGACCTCGACCACGTATCGGAAGCTCGAACGACTCACCGACGCCTCGATACTCTCGGAGACGACCGCAATCCGAACCGACGGTCACCACACCTCCGAGTACACCTTGGCCTTCGAGGAGGTCACGGTCTTCTTGGACGACGAGCGCCAGTTCGAGGTGTCCATCACTCGCCCGACGCAGTCGGCCGAGGAACAGCTCGCGGGCCTCTGGGCAGAGGTCCGCAAGGAAACCTGA
- a CDS encoding DUF7521 family protein, whose protein sequence is MVHVTSTIVALKTVTLVLGGLITYFAFKAYRRTGSGPLKALALGFGTVTLGSLLAGVLDRVLATAGTAALAVESALTAVGFAIILYSLYAD, encoded by the coding sequence ATGGTCCACGTCACGTCCACAATCGTCGCGCTCAAGACCGTCACGCTGGTACTCGGCGGTCTCATCACCTACTTCGCGTTCAAGGCCTACCGACGAACCGGCTCGGGGCCGCTCAAGGCGTTGGCGCTCGGGTTCGGGACGGTCACGCTCGGGTCGCTGCTCGCGGGGGTCTTGGACCGCGTGTTGGCCACCGCCGGAACCGCGGCGCTCGCCGTCGAGAGCGCGCTCACCGCGGTCGGGTTCGCCATCATCCTCTACTCGCTGTACGCCGACTAA
- a CDS encoding DoxX family protein encodes MATDTSRLGTEANVFESDLAGVTVRGKAHSLSAWFVVALRLMMGYAFLHSGWSKLTASEPFDAAGYLTNVTAASPLSGLFHWMGQTPWFVEFVNLAVPWGEFLIGLGLLVGVLTRLAAFFGALMMLLFYFGNWEVAHGFVNGDLAYMMVFLAVAAFGAGRLLGLDAIVEKYETGGEWLVEKYPKLRYVLG; translated from the coding sequence ATGGCCACCGACACGTCCCGACTCGGCACGGAAGCCAACGTCTTCGAGAGTGACCTCGCGGGCGTCACCGTCCGCGGGAAGGCCCACAGCCTGAGCGCGTGGTTCGTCGTCGCGCTCCGGTTGATGATGGGGTACGCCTTCCTCCACTCGGGGTGGAGCAAACTCACCGCCTCCGAACCGTTCGACGCCGCGGGCTACCTGACCAACGTCACGGCCGCCAGCCCGCTGTCGGGCCTGTTCCACTGGATGGGCCAGACCCCGTGGTTCGTGGAGTTCGTCAACCTCGCGGTCCCGTGGGGCGAGTTCCTCATCGGTCTCGGCCTACTGGTGGGCGTGCTGACCCGCCTCGCGGCGTTCTTCGGCGCGCTCATGATGTTGCTGTTCTACTTCGGCAACTGGGAGGTCGCCCACGGGTTCGTCAACGGCGACCTCGCCTACATGATGGTGTTCCTCGCGGTGGCGGCGTTCGGCGCGGGCCGCCTCCTCGGGTTGGACGCCATCGTGGAGAAGTACGAGACCGGCGGCGAGTGGCTGGTCGAGAAGTACCCCAAACTGCGCTACGTCCTCGGGTGA
- a CDS encoding universal stress protein: MYDTVLLPTDGSEAMETVVEHARDIAERRGADVHVLYVVDDRAFLTLDDDRIPEVTDGLQAEGERATDAVASDFDAAAVSVSTEIREGNPADEILAVADERDADLVVMGSHGSDPTRNMLGSVSQKVVTLSSVPVLTVDIADADSSAGDN; this comes from the coding sequence ATGTACGATACGGTGTTGCTTCCGACCGACGGGAGCGAAGCAATGGAGACGGTGGTCGAACACGCCCGCGACATCGCCGAGCGGCGCGGCGCGGACGTTCACGTCCTCTACGTCGTGGACGACCGGGCGTTCCTGACGCTCGACGACGACCGGATTCCGGAAGTAACCGACGGTCTGCAGGCGGAAGGCGAGCGCGCGACCGACGCCGTCGCGTCCGACTTCGACGCCGCGGCGGTGTCGGTCTCGACCGAGATTCGAGAGGGCAACCCGGCCGACGAGATTCTGGCGGTCGCCGACGAGCGCGACGCCGACCTCGTGGTCATGGGTTCGCACGGCTCGGACCCGACGCGCAACATGCTCGGTAGCGTCTCCCAGAAGGTCGTCACTCTCTCGTCGGTCCCCGTGTTGACCGTGGACATCGCCGACGCCGACTCCTCCGCCGGCGACAACTGA
- a CDS encoding DUF7511 domain-containing protein — translation MTDVTSPNADDCAPTDDPPSDRPADLRAVVEERDDRPDECTLYPPDADDEALVAEWITAEEGSFVDLDEMR, via the coding sequence ATGACCGACGTCACGTCCCCGAACGCCGACGACTGCGCGCCGACCGACGACCCGCCCTCCGACCGCCCCGCCGACCTCCGGGCGGTCGTGGAAGAACGCGACGACCGACCCGACGAGTGTACCCTCTACCCGCCGGACGCCGACGACGAAGCGCTCGTCGCGGAGTGGATAACCGCCGAGGAAGGCTCGTTCGTGGACCTCGACGAGATGCGGTGA
- a CDS encoding DUF2249 domain-containing protein, with the protein MQAQFTERGVERTDAPADRPREELDVRSLGPPEPLTETLERLAEADDETVLVQANDRAPQHLYPKLTDRGYEYETVTDEEVVLTAIWRETEE; encoded by the coding sequence ATGCAGGCGCAGTTCACCGAGCGCGGAGTCGAGCGCACCGACGCCCCGGCCGACCGGCCGCGCGAGGAGTTGGACGTGCGGAGCCTCGGACCGCCCGAGCCGCTGACCGAGACGCTGGAGCGACTGGCCGAGGCGGACGACGAGACGGTCCTCGTGCAGGCCAACGACCGGGCACCGCAACACCTCTATCCGAAACTGACCGACAGGGGATACGAGTACGAGACCGTGACCGACGAGGAGGTCGTCCTGACGGCCATCTGGCGCGAGACGGAGGAATAA
- a CDS encoding helix-turn-helix domain-containing protein: protein MPTAKLHISLPESVWISEVSTAHPDAEFRVLAAFPAEETGVGLLEISADDLPAVVAAMDDREDITRLDLQQASEESALVEFETTEPLLLFSVQESGLPLELPFTIVDGQAEVELTASRDRLSAFTTQLQAFGMDFDVEYVREMVNSESLLTQRQRELLHTAVEEGYYDTPRECSLTELAEEAGVAKSTASETLHRVEEKIVKEYVGE from the coding sequence ATGCCAACGGCGAAACTACACATTTCGCTCCCCGAGAGCGTCTGGATTTCGGAGGTATCGACGGCCCACCCCGACGCGGAGTTTCGCGTCCTCGCGGCCTTCCCCGCCGAGGAGACCGGCGTCGGCCTGCTCGAAATCTCGGCCGACGACCTGCCGGCGGTCGTGGCCGCGATGGACGACCGCGAGGACATCACCCGACTCGACCTCCAGCAGGCGTCCGAAGAGTCCGCGCTGGTGGAGTTCGAGACGACCGAACCGCTCCTGCTGTTCTCGGTCCAGGAGTCGGGCCTCCCGCTGGAACTGCCGTTCACCATCGTCGACGGACAGGCCGAGGTGGAACTGACCGCCTCGCGCGACCGCCTGTCGGCGTTCACGACCCAACTGCAGGCCTTCGGGATGGACTTCGACGTGGAGTACGTCCGCGAGATGGTCAACTCCGAGAGCCTGCTGACCCAACGCCAGCGCGAACTCCTCCACACCGCGGTCGAGGAGGGCTACTACGACACCCCGCGGGAGTGCTCGCTGACCGAACTCGCCGAGGAGGCGGGCGTGGCGAAATCGACCGCGAGCGAGACGCTCCACCGCGTCGAGGAGAAAATCGTCAAGGAGTACGTGGGCGAGTAG
- the hemG gene encoding protoporphyrinogen oxidase, with protein sequence MSVGIVGGGITGLATHHYLRESGVESVVFEADDEPGGVVRSAEVEGKVLDFGPQRTRLTPAIRELVESLGLESELRRAADPPLYVYRDGRLRLVPQSPREAVTTDLLSWRGKFRALLEPLTGPARDGESVEAFLTRKFGPEVARYYFGPLYGGLYGSHPDEMPVEYSLSKALEKAGVERSVLTAVARKVLDGREAPPIVSFDAGLQRLPEALAAAHDEGVRLGTPVREIRREGDGFALETDDGATAVDRLVVTTPADVTADLLGDLAPDSAAALRELHYNPQAVVHLHAETDLTGAGYQVQYDEEFRTLGATWNDSLLDRDGVYTCYLGGSRNPELVERSDEALGSLAAAEFEEITGYEARDLSVHRLRRGMPAYDRSWAALDRISMPEGIRLCTNYTARAGLPGRVREAKQTAEALAESEESSSGEAEQSAVVA encoded by the coding sequence ATGAGCGTCGGCATCGTCGGCGGCGGCATCACGGGACTGGCGACACACCACTACCTCCGGGAGTCGGGCGTCGAGAGCGTCGTCTTCGAGGCCGACGACGAACCCGGCGGCGTCGTCCGGAGCGCGGAGGTCGAGGGGAAGGTACTCGATTTCGGGCCCCAGCGAACGCGCCTCACGCCAGCCATTCGGGAACTGGTCGAATCGCTCGGACTGGAGTCGGAACTGCGCCGGGCCGCGGACCCGCCGCTGTACGTCTACCGCGACGGGAGACTCCGACTGGTGCCCCAGTCGCCCCGAGAGGCGGTGACGACCGACCTGCTCTCGTGGCGCGGGAAGTTCCGGGCGCTGTTGGAACCGCTGACCGGGCCGGCGCGCGACGGCGAGAGCGTCGAGGCGTTCCTGACCCGGAAGTTCGGCCCGGAGGTCGCGCGCTACTACTTCGGGCCGCTCTACGGCGGTCTCTACGGCTCTCACCCCGACGAGATGCCCGTCGAGTACTCGCTGTCGAAGGCGCTGGAGAAGGCGGGCGTCGAGCGGAGCGTCCTGACCGCCGTCGCGCGGAAGGTCCTCGACGGCCGCGAAGCCCCGCCCATCGTCTCGTTCGACGCCGGTCTCCAGCGACTCCCCGAGGCGCTCGCCGCGGCCCACGACGAAGGCGTCCGCCTCGGGACGCCGGTTCGGGAGATTCGACGCGAGGGAGACGGGTTCGCGCTGGAGACCGACGACGGGGCGACCGCGGTGGACCGACTCGTCGTGACCACGCCGGCGGACGTGACCGCCGACCTGCTCGGGGACCTCGCGCCCGACTCGGCCGCCGCGCTCCGCGAGTTGCACTACAACCCCCAAGCCGTCGTCCACCTCCACGCCGAGACGGACCTGACCGGCGCGGGCTATCAGGTCCAGTACGACGAGGAGTTCCGGACGCTCGGCGCGACGTGGAACGACAGCCTGCTCGACCGCGACGGCGTCTACACCTGCTATCTCGGCGGGTCGCGGAACCCCGAACTAGTCGAGCGGAGCGACGAGGCGTTGGGGTCGCTGGCGGCCGCGGAGTTCGAGGAGATTACCGGCTACGAAGCGCGCGACCTCTCGGTGCATCGGCTTCGCCGGGGGATGCCCGCCTACGACCGGAGTTGGGCCGCGCTAGACCGGATTTCGATGCCCGAGGGAATTCGGCTCTGCACGAACTACACCGCTCGCGCCGGGCTTCCCGGCCGGGTTCGGGAGGCGAAGCAGACGGCGGAGGCGCTGGCCGAGTCCGAGGAGTCGAGTTCGGGAGAAGCGGAGCAGTCGGCGGTCGTCGCCTGA